The sequence ACTTTACAGGGAAGGGATAGATATAGTATCTTTGTAATGTAAATCAAGCAGATATATCCTCAGATGTAAGTCTGATTAAAATATAAAAATACGAATTTAGGTTGTAAGTGGTTTGTTACTGAAATTCTCCGAAGGTGTCCTTCGGAGAATTTTCGTTTTACTAGGGTGATACAATTGAACTAATGCGGGAAATGATCGGTGAATTTATGACCATTATACATCTGTAGAACTTCAAATGGAGTACATAGGCACAAACCAAGTTCCTGCTTGATGATTTTTTCTTCTATATCCTGACCAATAATTACCAGTTCATTTATACGATCACCAAAGTCACTATTCCACCGTTCCTCTATTAGTTGCTTGTTTTCCTGATATGCTGTATGTTGTTCTCTTTTCGCTTCCGGCATAGATGCCCACCATATACCCGCAGTTTCCGCTTGTAAGGATCCGCCTGCCTGGCTCCAGCTTAGTGCTACACTGGGACGAGAGGCCAGCCAGAATAGACCTTTACTACGAATAATATTGGCAGGCCAGTTCATATTTAAGTAGTTCCAGAATCTTTCAGGGTGGAATGGCAGTCGGGATCGGAATACAAAAGAGCTAATACCATACTCTTCGGTTTCTGGTGTATGCGTTTTTTGTAACTCTTCCTGCCATGCTGACGAAATTTCAGCTTCTTCCAATGTAAAAAGTTGAGTATGAAGAATCTCTTTTAACTCAACCTGTCCATACTGTGATTCAATAATACGGGCTTTGGGATTAAGCTTCTGTAGAATAGCTTTTAGCTCACCCAATGTTTGTGGTGTTACCAAATCTTCTTTATTCAAGATAATAACATTGGCAAATTCAATCTGTTCTGTGAGTAAGTTAACGATTGGGCGATGGTCATCTTCCGTTTCATTTAGTTTTCTGTCTGTAACAGTTTCATTGCTTCCATAGTCTCTGGCAAAATTAAATGCATCCACTACTGTGACTAATGTATCTAGTTGTGAAAACCTGGAAAGATTAACACCTGATTGTTCATCTACAAAAGTAAAGGTTTGAGCAACAGGCAGTGGTTCTGAGATTCCTGAGCTTTCAATAAGCAAATAATCAAACCTTCCTTCTTTTGCAAGTTTCTCTACTTCCTGGATTAAGTCTTCCCGTAATGTGCAACAAATGCAGCCATTTGACATTTCAACCAGTTTTTCTTCGGTTCTGGATAAAGTATTTTCTCTTTGTACAGTCTGAGCATCAATGTTGACTTCACTCATATCATTGACAATAACGGCCACCTTCAGATTTTCTCTGTTATAAAGAATATGATTCAGGAGAGTAGTTTTACCTGCTCCCAAAAAGCCGCTGAGAACAGTAACAGGCAATTTTTTAACTTCTTGCATAAGAATAAGTAGTTGGTTACTTGAACGATGGATTTTTACTTTTGCAACAATATTGCAAAAGTAAAAATCCATCGGAACTTTTAAAAAAAATCCTACATTCGTTATCGCAACACCAATTGATCAAACCAACCATTCATCATGAAGAAAACTTTCTGGAGACTTTCTATCTGTCTCTTTGTCGCAGCAGGAGCTCATACTCTCAATGCTCAATCTTTAACAGGCTTTTTACCTTCTCAACAGGCAAAAGAACAAGAAGCTGAAAAACTTTTTTTGCAGAAACCTAAGCCTGAAGTCTATAAAAAACATCTGGAAGCATTGACTCGTGTACCACATTCTGCAGGTACTCCTGAGAATGCTCAAGTACGAGCATATATTGTAGATATAATGAAAAAAGCAGGTTGGCAGGTAGAAGAACCTGCCTATGACATTTTTATGCCTGTGTCTCCTGGTGAAAATACAGTTGAAATCATCACACCTGAGAAAATAAAATTAAATACTACTGAAACACCAGTAGATGCTTTTTCAGGCCAACCTCGTGTTACAGGTGGTTGGAACTCATTTTCCGGTTCTGGAGATGTAACAGCAGAAGTAGTGTATGCTAATTTTGGTACAAAGGAAGATTTTGAAAAGCTGGAGTCAATGGGAGTTTCTGTTAAGGGTAAAATTGTTATAGCCAGATATGGTGGGAACTTTAGAGGATACAAGGCCAAACATGCTCAGGCACATGGTGCTGCCGGAGTAATAATCTATACAGATCCGATAGATGCTGGATATATGAAGGGCATTACTTATCCGGAAGGACCTCAGGCAAATGATTCCTATATTCAGAGAGGATCTTTATTGACAGTAGATTTTACAGGTGATCCTTTGACTCCTTTTGTGCCTGCATTACCATTAGATGGAAAGAAAAAAATAGAACGCTTATCTCCGGATAAAGTAGATTTACATAAAATTCCGGTGACTCCAATTTCTTATGGTGCTGCCAAAGAAATTCTAACCCGAATGACAGGACAGAGCGTGCCTGCTGGCTGGCAAGGGGCTTTGCCTTGTGCCTATCGGATTGAAGGAGGGAGTAAACTAAAAGTACATTTAAAAGTAGAGCAAAAGAATGACTTTACCAGAGTCACTAATGTGATTGGTACACTCAAAGGTAGTGAGTTCCCCGATGAGTGGATTATTCTGGGATCACACTATGATGCATGGGTTCATGGAGCAACAGATCCAAATAGTGGAACCTCTATGCTCATTTCTGTAGCAGAAGCACTGGGAGAGCTCACAAAGGCAGGTTACAGACCTAAGCGCAGTATTAAAATCTGTCATTGGGATGCTGAGGAATTTGGGGTAATCGGATCGACAGAATGGGTTGAGCAATTTAAAGAAGAATTGTCTGCTAAAGCTGTTGCTTATATGAATGCAGATGCAGCTGTATCAGGTAAGTTCTTTGGAGGGGCTTCTTCCCCATCGTTGAAACAATTGTTAAAAGATGCTACACAGATGGTTTCTTATCCGGGTTCTGATAAGACAGTCTATCAGCAGTGGGCAGGAGCTAAATCTGAACCTGAAGTAGGAAATCTGGGCGGGGGGTCGGATCATATCGCTTTTTATATGTATGTTGGTGTGCCTTCGTGGGGTGGGGGAACAGGTGGAGTAACACCTTATCACTCGGCTTATGATAATTTTGAA is a genomic window of Xanthocytophaga agilis containing:
- a CDS encoding M28 family metallopeptidase, whose protein sequence is MKKTFWRLSICLFVAAGAHTLNAQSLTGFLPSQQAKEQEAEKLFLQKPKPEVYKKHLEALTRVPHSAGTPENAQVRAYIVDIMKKAGWQVEEPAYDIFMPVSPGENTVEIITPEKIKLNTTETPVDAFSGQPRVTGGWNSFSGSGDVTAEVVYANFGTKEDFEKLESMGVSVKGKIVIARYGGNFRGYKAKHAQAHGAAGVIIYTDPIDAGYMKGITYPEGPQANDSYIQRGSLLTVDFTGDPLTPFVPALPLDGKKKIERLSPDKVDLHKIPVTPISYGAAKEILTRMTGQSVPAGWQGALPCAYRIEGGSKLKVHLKVEQKNDFTRVTNVIGTLKGSEFPDEWIILGSHYDAWVHGATDPNSGTSMLISVAEALGELTKAGYRPKRSIKICHWDAEEFGVIGSTEWVEQFKEELSAKAVAYMNADAAVSGKFFGGASSPSLKQLLKDATQMVSYPGSDKTVYQQWAGAKSEPEVGNLGGGSDHIAFYMYVGVPSWGGGTGGVTPYHSAYDNFEYYSRFVDPTFQMGPMVSQIFGIMAMRLANAEVIPYDVSRYATDLEKHLSTIEKTIKVYSPAYSCEKLMTAVHELGKNIETYNAAQQKYIQANKSVKNTTAELNKILISLEKSFIDTQGMAYGKWYQSLYASPDPYSGYASWMLPGFMYEASLKSTANLPHLETRYLKAIQSLNEKVTALTKKLG
- a CDS encoding GTP-binding protein, whose amino-acid sequence is MQEVKKLPVTVLSGFLGAGKTTLLNHILYNRENLKVAVIVNDMSEVNIDAQTVQRENTLSRTEEKLVEMSNGCICCTLREDLIQEVEKLAKEGRFDYLLIESSGISEPLPVAQTFTFVDEQSGVNLSRFSQLDTLVTVVDAFNFARDYGSNETVTDRKLNETEDDHRPIVNLLTEQIEFANVIILNKEDLVTPQTLGELKAILQKLNPKARIIESQYGQVELKEILHTQLFTLEEAEISSAWQEELQKTHTPETEEYGISSFVFRSRLPFHPERFWNYLNMNWPANIIRSKGLFWLASRPSVALSWSQAGGSLQAETAGIWWASMPEAKREQHTAYQENKQLIEERWNSDFGDRINELVIIGQDIEEKIIKQELGLCLCTPFEVLQMYNGHKFTDHFPH